In Comamonas sp. lk, the following proteins share a genomic window:
- a CDS encoding sulfite exporter TauE/SafE family protein: MEIIVIIIGAALAGFVQGLSGFGYSMTAMALWAWTLEPTLAAVLAVFGGLTGQIIQAFSVRRGFDWRALWPFLLGGLAGLPLGLMLLPRLDVQLFKTVLGTLLVVFCPLMAFAHKLPRLSDWRCMQGPLRPISNALAGMAGGVMSALGGFSGVVPTLWCQLGGMAKDAQRQIIQNFNLTMLAVTFASYLGSGLVTSSMLPLFAVALPAMLLPSIWGGRLYHRISDQAFRRVVLGLLTLAGLAMLASGIR, from the coding sequence ATGGAAATCATAGTCATCATCATCGGCGCTGCATTGGCCGGCTTTGTGCAAGGCCTGTCCGGCTTTGGCTACAGCATGACAGCCATGGCGCTCTGGGCCTGGACGCTGGAGCCGACCTTGGCTGCCGTGCTTGCCGTATTTGGCGGGCTCACCGGCCAGATCATCCAGGCCTTCAGCGTGCGCCGCGGATTTGACTGGAGGGCGCTGTGGCCTTTTCTTCTTGGCGGTCTGGCCGGCCTGCCGCTGGGGCTGATGCTGCTGCCCCGGCTGGATGTCCAGCTTTTCAAAACCGTGCTGGGTACGCTGCTGGTGGTGTTTTGCCCGCTGATGGCTTTTGCGCACAAGCTGCCGCGCTTGAGCGACTGGCGCTGCATGCAAGGGCCGCTGCGCCCCATCAGCAACGCGCTGGCCGGCATGGCGGGCGGAGTCATGAGTGCGCTGGGTGGCTTCTCCGGCGTGGTGCCTACGCTGTGGTGCCAGCTCGGCGGCATGGCCAAGGATGCGCAGCGCCAGATCATCCAGAACTTCAACCTCACCATGCTGGCCGTCACCTTTGCCAGCTATCTGGGCTCGGGTCTGGTCACCAGCTCCATGCTGCCGCTGTTTGCCGTGGCCCTGCCCGCCATGCTGCTGCCCTCCATCTGGGGCGGGCGGCTCTACCACCGCATCAGCGACCAGGCGTTTCGCCGGGTGGTGCTGGGATTGCTGACCCTGGCCGGCCTAGCCATGCTGGCTTCGGGCATTCGGTGA
- a CDS encoding PAS domain-containing sensor histidine kinase, with translation MSDSHPPASADDPDSLPLLALLEPAAGLPSWPGTIRPLVPEDQDPLQALVAELRNYQRELEIQNEVLNYSQAVAESASERFEALFASIPLPLLVIDEHDMVVQVNAMAHAAFQPSENDRLLISFLPFVHAQDAQRVQQVFAQAAEQGRALAHEVLFDITDQIQLCCDLHVACLNIPQQNGTPSRQFLCAVVNQGPLLAERRALQERNQQLHASERRLESVINSALDAIMCVDQSQCITVFNPTAAALFLCSPSDALGSPLNRFLPDASRALSFAPLTTQAILGEMTGLTSNGREIPVEVSVSFERHHSGDTTTVFARDLTSRKKAEAQRNALESQLRESHKMQALGTMAGGIAHDFNNIVGAILGNVELAKADSLDNPAALESLREIEKAGRRARDLVRQILTFARNDKPERRPLQVHEVMQDAARLLRVSLPPAIELQIEQLSPLPLLMADPTQVEQALFNLCSNAMQAMGEARGCIQMQAQLLRPERQVCERLGLTWCNYILLTVQDNGPGMDEATQQRIFEPFFTTKAVGQGTGLGLAVVHGVMRTHGGAVDVFSAPGLGSRFNLYFPLPESEVLLEPLAHSTAAAAPHLAPAAHEAHANAACHVMYVDDDQALVFLVQRLLRRRGYVVSGFTDPHEAVQALRDQPQDFDLVVTDYNMPGYSGLDLVVEALEIRPGLPIALASGYVTAEIEHAALAAGAKALIYKPNDVEELCATVHRLLHEHD, from the coding sequence ATGAGCGACTCACACCCCCCAGCTTCGGCTGATGATCCAGATTCTTTGCCGCTGCTGGCCTTGCTGGAGCCTGCGGCCGGCCTGCCGTCCTGGCCCGGCACCATCCGCCCTCTGGTTCCCGAAGATCAAGACCCTTTGCAGGCCTTGGTAGCCGAGCTGCGCAACTACCAGCGCGAGCTGGAGATTCAGAACGAGGTCCTCAATTACAGCCAGGCCGTGGCCGAGAGTGCTTCCGAGCGCTTTGAGGCGCTGTTTGCCAGCATTCCCCTGCCGCTGTTGGTGATTGACGAGCATGACATGGTGGTCCAGGTCAATGCCATGGCCCATGCCGCGTTTCAGCCCAGCGAGAACGATCGTCTGCTGATCAGTTTTCTGCCCTTTGTCCATGCCCAGGACGCGCAGCGCGTGCAGCAGGTGTTTGCCCAGGCCGCAGAGCAAGGCCGAGCGCTGGCGCATGAGGTGCTGTTCGACATCACCGATCAGATACAGCTGTGCTGCGATCTGCATGTGGCCTGCCTGAACATTCCCCAGCAAAACGGTACCCCGAGCCGGCAGTTTCTCTGCGCCGTGGTCAACCAGGGCCCGCTGCTGGCCGAGCGCCGGGCACTGCAGGAACGCAACCAGCAGCTGCACGCCAGCGAGCGGCGGCTGGAGTCGGTCATCAACTCCGCACTGGACGCCATCATGTGCGTGGATCAAAGCCAGTGCATCACGGTGTTCAACCCCACGGCGGCGGCACTGTTTCTGTGCTCGCCCAGCGATGCGCTGGGCAGCCCGCTCAATCGTTTCCTGCCCGACGCATCGCGGGCCCTGAGCTTTGCACCGCTGACCACGCAGGCCATCCTGGGCGAGATGACGGGCCTGACTTCCAACGGGCGGGAAATTCCGGTGGAAGTCAGCGTCTCCTTCGAGCGCCACCACAGCGGCGACACCACCACCGTCTTCGCCCGGGATCTGACCAGCCGCAAAAAAGCCGAAGCCCAGCGCAATGCGCTGGAATCACAGCTGCGCGAATCCCACAAAATGCAGGCCCTGGGCACCATGGCCGGCGGCATTGCCCACGATTTCAACAACATCGTGGGTGCCATTCTGGGCAATGTGGAGCTGGCCAAGGCCGACAGCCTGGACAACCCCGCCGCGCTGGAGAGTCTGCGCGAGATCGAGAAGGCCGGTCGCCGCGCCCGCGATCTGGTGCGGCAAATTCTCACCTTCGCCCGCAATGACAAGCCTGAGCGCCGCCCGCTGCAGGTGCACGAAGTCATGCAGGACGCGGCCAGGCTGCTGCGGGTTTCGCTACCGCCGGCCATCGAGCTGCAGATCGAGCAGCTATCGCCTCTGCCGCTGCTGATGGCCGATCCCACCCAGGTGGAGCAGGCACTGTTCAATCTCTGCAGCAACGCCATGCAAGCCATGGGCGAGGCCCGCGGCTGCATTCAGATGCAGGCCCAGCTGCTGCGGCCCGAGCGGCAGGTGTGCGAACGATTGGGGCTGACCTGGTGCAACTACATACTGCTGACCGTGCAGGACAACGGCCCCGGCATGGACGAGGCCACGCAACAGCGCATTTTCGAGCCCTTCTTCACCACCAAGGCCGTGGGACAGGGCACGGGCCTGGGGCTGGCGGTGGTGCATGGCGTCATGCGCACCCATGGCGGCGCCGTGGATGTCTTCAGCGCACCGGGCCTGGGCAGCCGCTTCAATCTCTATTTCCCCCTGCCGGAGTCCGAAGTGTTGCTGGAGCCGCTGGCCCACAGCACGGCGGCTGCGGCCCCGCATCTGGCTCCGGCCGCCCATGAAGCCCATGCCAACGCTGCCTGCCACGTGATGTATGTGGACGATGACCAGGCCCTGGTGTTTCTGGTCCAGCGCCTGCTGCGCCGCCGCGGCTATGTGGTCAGCGGCTTTACCGATCCGCATGAAGCCGTGCAGGCTCTGCGCGATCAACCGCAGGACTTTGATCTGGTGGTGACCGACTACAACATGCCCGGCTACAGCGGCCTGGATCTGGTGGTTGAGGCCCTGGAAATTCGCCCCGGCCTGCCGATTGCCCTGGCCTCGGGCTATGTCACGGCCGAAATCGAACATGCCGCGCTGGCCGCCGGCGCCAAGGCCCTGATTTACAAGCCCAATGACGTGGAAGAGCTGTGCGCCACCGTCCACCGACTGCTACATGAACACGATTGA
- a CDS encoding RluA family pseudouridine synthase, whose amino-acid sequence MNTIDAPIPQCWYEDEALLVLEKPSGLLCVPGRGPDKQDCLSSRAQAHWSDALIVHRLDQATSGLLIMARSLAVQRALSLAFEKKQIQKRYEAVVAGQLEPLSADWQLIDLPIAADWERRPLRVIDAEQGKSSQTLWRALAHEHTEQHQACTRVLLSPLTGRTHQLRVHMAAVGHAIVGDALYAAPEIAAQSQRLLLHAKILRLEHPTNGQILEFESKTPF is encoded by the coding sequence ATGAACACGATTGATGCCCCCATACCGCAGTGCTGGTATGAAGACGAAGCCCTGCTGGTGCTGGAAAAACCCTCGGGCCTGTTGTGCGTGCCGGGACGCGGCCCGGACAAGCAGGACTGCCTGAGCTCTCGCGCCCAGGCACACTGGAGCGATGCCCTCATCGTGCACAGACTGGACCAGGCCACCTCGGGCCTGCTCATCATGGCGCGCAGTCTGGCGGTTCAGCGCGCCCTGAGCCTGGCTTTCGAGAAAAAGCAGATTCAAAAACGCTATGAGGCCGTGGTCGCCGGGCAGTTGGAGCCCTTGTCTGCCGATTGGCAGCTGATCGATCTGCCGATTGCTGCCGACTGGGAACGCCGCCCCCTGCGGGTGATTGACGCAGAACAGGGAAAAAGCAGCCAGACCCTGTGGCGCGCCCTGGCGCATGAGCACACGGAGCAACACCAGGCCTGCACCCGGGTGCTGCTCAGCCCCTTGACGGGCCGCACCCATCAGTTGCGCGTGCACATGGCCGCCGTGGGTCATGCCATTGTGGGAGACGCGCTGTACGCAGCCCCCGAGATTGCAGCGCAATCGCAGCGCCTGCTACTGCACGCAAAAATTCTGCGTTTGGAGCACCCAACAAACGGACAGATTCTCGAGTTCGAGTCAAAAACTCCGTTCTGA